In a genomic window of Roseiflexus castenholzii DSM 13941:
- a CDS encoding vWA domain-containing protein produces MNTQRTPETDRLYDQGVACMRAARWEEAIVILSRLRDLTGAYPDVEALIADAQLKMEIEQAGVPAAAPPPKSRPPRAVVFGGIAATALISLIVAAILFVRLDASSVRVAAQPLVLNLTFPTIAPTRTSTPAPTKTPQPLPPTATSLPDAVLPGTLGVRLAPGERTTRITENIAVILDASGSMLARLDGTPKTVIARQALIALINRLPETTNVALRTYGHRRADDCSDTELIQALAPLQRDALIARINAIRPVNGGRTPIAQSLADMAQDLAGIEGNVLIVLVSDGDETCGGDPVATASMLRAANSQLRISVIGFDVEQEEWRRRLEGIAVAGGGAYFDASNAEQLADALDQAIALTYRVFDAQGKEVYQGRIGSDVRLAPGVYRIEIGGDAELTIETVIVESNTTTSVELREDQGELRASTITDDGVQP; encoded by the coding sequence ATGAACACACAACGAACCCCCGAAACCGATCGCCTGTATGATCAGGGAGTCGCCTGCATGCGCGCGGCGCGTTGGGAAGAGGCGATTGTCATCCTGAGCCGGTTGCGTGATTTGACCGGCGCCTACCCTGATGTCGAGGCATTGATTGCCGATGCGCAACTGAAAATGGAAATCGAGCAGGCAGGCGTGCCTGCGGCTGCGCCGCCGCCGAAATCGCGCCCGCCGCGCGCAGTCGTCTTCGGCGGGATAGCAGCTACCGCGCTGATCAGCCTGATCGTCGCCGCTATCCTGTTCGTTCGTCTGGATGCGTCGAGTGTGCGCGTTGCGGCGCAACCGCTTGTGCTCAACCTGACATTTCCCACCATTGCGCCAACCAGAACCTCAACACCGGCGCCGACGAAGACACCACAGCCTTTGCCGCCGACTGCCACATCGCTGCCGGATGCGGTCCTTCCGGGAACGCTCGGTGTGCGACTGGCGCCGGGAGAGCGCACAACTCGCATTACCGAAAACATAGCGGTGATCCTGGATGCGTCCGGCAGCATGCTGGCGCGCCTCGACGGGACGCCAAAGACGGTCATCGCCCGCCAGGCGCTCATCGCACTGATAAACCGTCTCCCCGAAACCACAAACGTCGCACTGCGCACCTATGGGCACCGGCGCGCCGATGATTGCAGTGACACCGAACTCATCCAGGCGCTCGCTCCTTTGCAGCGCGATGCTCTTATTGCGCGCATCAACGCCATCCGTCCGGTCAACGGCGGGCGCACACCAATCGCCCAATCACTGGCAGATATGGCACAGGACCTTGCAGGCATCGAGGGAAATGTGCTGATTGTGCTGGTGAGCGACGGCGACGAAACCTGCGGCGGAGATCCGGTCGCAACTGCCTCGATGTTACGCGCCGCCAATTCGCAATTGCGGATCAGCGTCATCGGGTTCGACGTTGAGCAGGAAGAGTGGCGCCGCCGGTTGGAGGGCATTGCCGTAGCCGGCGGCGGAGCATACTTCGATGCCTCGAATGCCGAACAACTCGCCGATGCGCTCGATCAGGCAATTGCGCTGACCTACCGTGTTTTCGACGCACAGGGCAAAGAAGTCTACCAGGGTCGCATCGGCAGCGATGTCCGGTTGGCGCCGGGGGTGTATCGCATCGAAATCGGCGGTGATGCCGAACTGACGATCGAGACGGTGATCGTCGAAAGCAACACAACGACATCTGTGGAACTACGCGAAGATCAGGGCGAGTTGCGCGCCAGCACCATAACAGACGATGGTGTGCAGCCGTGA
- the prfB gene encoding peptide chain release factor 2 (programmed frameshift): MFVTTVDLEVLRTRFESVRGSLDSPAKRQEIAALEERAADPNLWNDPREAQGILQRLTRLKEEVERIEALDRQLTALADLIDLAAAEEDDSLQADIAAELERTRREIEALEIEVLLSGPYDDRDAFLSIKAGMGGTDAQDWAEMLLRMYMRWGERRGFQVALIDQSDGEEAGIKSATIELRGPYAYGSAKAEAGVHRLIRLSPFNAGNTRQTSFAMVEVLPEVDDAPEVVIRPEDIRVDVFRASGHGGQGVNTTDSAVRITYKPGTPEQIVVTCQNERSQLQNRETAMRVLRGRLLERELQRKREERARLRGEYRQADFGNQMRTYYLHPYTLVKDHRTDYETSDVQAVLDGDIDPFIEAYLRSTIGREM; encoded by the exons CTGTTTGTGACAACCGTGGATCTGGAGGTCCTGCGGACGCGCTTCGAGAGCGTTCGCGGGAGTCTT GACTCGCCGGCGAAGCGCCAGGAGATTGCGGCGCTTGAGGAACGCGCCGCCGATCCGAATCTGTGGAACGATCCCCGTGAAGCGCAGGGAATCTTGCAACGCCTCACACGCCTGAAAGAAGAGGTTGAGCGGATCGAAGCGCTCGACCGCCAGTTGACGGCGCTCGCCGATCTGATCGACCTCGCCGCCGCCGAAGAGGATGACTCGCTCCAGGCAGACATCGCCGCCGAACTCGAGCGCACCAGGAGAGAGATTGAGGCGCTGGAAATCGAGGTGTTGCTCAGTGGTCCTTACGATGATCGCGATGCGTTTCTGTCGATCAAAGCCGGCATGGGCGGAACGGACGCCCAGGATTGGGCCGAGATGCTGTTGCGCATGTACATGCGCTGGGGTGAGCGGCGTGGCTTTCAGGTTGCGCTGATCGATCAGAGCGACGGCGAAGAAGCGGGGATCAAGAGCGCCACTATCGAATTGCGCGGACCTTACGCCTACGGCAGCGCCAAAGCTGAAGCCGGCGTCCACCGGTTGATACGCCTCTCGCCGTTCAATGCCGGCAACACACGTCAGACGTCTTTCGCAATGGTCGAGGTGCTGCCCGAAGTGGACGATGCGCCCGAGGTGGTCATCCGTCCAGAGGATATTCGCGTTGATGTCTTTCGCGCGTCCGGGCATGGCGGGCAGGGTGTCAACACGACCGACTCGGCAGTGCGCATCACCTACAAGCCGGGCACGCCGGAGCAGATTGTGGTGACCTGTCAGAATGAGCGGTCGCAATTGCAGAACCGCGAAACCGCTATGCGCGTGTTGCGCGGTCGCCTTCTCGAGCGCGAACTCCAGCGCAAACGCGAGGAACGCGCCCGTCTACGCGGCGAGTATCGCCAGGCGGACTTTGGCAACCAGATGCGCACCTATTATCTGCATCCCTATACGCTGGTGAAAGACCATCGCACTGATTATGAAACCAGCGACGTGCAGGCAGTGCTCGACGGCGACATCGATCCGTTTATTGAGGCATACCTGCGATCGACGATTGGGCGAGAGATGTGA
- a CDS encoding TadE family protein, which translates to MKHTSGQSIIEFAVIAPLLIIMLLGTVDFALAFSNQMALRSAVAEGGYFIAQHPGREAIAEQRIRERLELPGAAEPGRLIVTFTTSSCMSGRQDTTVEAIYRHEFWFSSVLPSAHVTLRSGTTVPQFGSCS; encoded by the coding sequence ATGAAACACACATCCGGGCAATCAATCATCGAGTTTGCCGTGATTGCGCCGCTCCTGATCATTATGCTGCTCGGCACAGTCGATTTTGCGCTGGCATTCAGCAACCAGATGGCGCTCCGTAGCGCCGTCGCCGAAGGAGGATATTTCATTGCCCAGCATCCCGGCAGAGAAGCCATCGCGGAGCAGCGCATCCGCGAACGCCTGGAATTGCCCGGCGCCGCCGAACCGGGACGCCTGATTGTGACATTTACCACCTCATCGTGCATGTCGGGACGCCAGGATACGACCGTGGAAGCGATCTACCGCCATGAATTCTGGTTCTCGTCAGTGCTGCCATCTGCACATGTCACCTTGCGAAGCGGAACAACCGTGCCACAGTTTGGGAGTTGCTCGTGA
- a CDS encoding TadE/TadG family type IV pilus assembly protein translates to MPATGTNRRRRAQSVVEFSIILPLLLLLILGVIELGYMLFVYVQLQNAAREGARSAAVRPCPTQQDINRIIADTRERIAAFVDTNTITPSITWSADENGNLRWRYTDPVTVSLNYTLEPLDPIVGAFIPQIEINAIASRSITTDCDIASVVRATPTPSNTPTHTPTPSNTPTPSATPTPSHTPTPSATPTPSHTPTPSATPTPSHTPTPSATPTPSHTPTPSATPTPSHTPRTNTPTNTRTPTNIRTLTPTACPVTICTATPTRTPTNTRTPTNTRTNTPTPSRTPTRTNTPTHTNTPTRTNTPMPTNTPTPSRTPTRTNTPTRTNTPTPTNTPTRTNTPTNTPTPSHTPTPQAITYSVVGSKRIDPNAPPGELSDMRIRITVRNNLGQPVPGVSFSIVVSGASPTTTWTGVSDSNGVIIICIADTYRARDNLDVTTDVTSPEYPDPGLDGRRITVQNGAVTCNP, encoded by the coding sequence ATGCCAGCCACCGGGACAAATCGCAGGCGACGCGCGCAGAGCGTGGTGGAGTTTTCAATCATTCTGCCACTCCTCCTGTTACTCATTCTGGGCGTTATTGAACTCGGCTACATGCTCTTCGTCTACGTCCAGTTGCAGAATGCCGCGCGCGAAGGCGCTCGCAGCGCTGCGGTTCGTCCCTGTCCAACTCAGCAAGACATCAACCGAATCATTGCCGACACTCGTGAGCGCATCGCGGCATTTGTCGATACCAATACCATCACGCCCAGCATCACCTGGAGCGCTGACGAAAACGGCAACCTGCGCTGGCGCTATACCGATCCGGTAACCGTGTCGCTTAACTACACGCTTGAGCCGCTCGACCCAATCGTTGGAGCGTTCATTCCGCAGATTGAAATCAATGCCATCGCATCGCGATCCATCACGACCGACTGCGACATCGCCTCAGTGGTGCGCGCGACGCCAACGCCATCGAATACACCGACCCACACGCCAACACCATCGAATACACCCACACCCAGCGCGACGCCAACACCATCGCACACACCCACACCCAGCGCGACGCCAACACCATCGCACACACCCACACCCAGCGCGACGCCAACACCATCGCACACACCCACACCCAGCGCGACGCCAACACCATCGCACACACCCACACCCAGCGCGACGCCAACACCATCGCACACACCCCGCACCAACACACCGACCAATACACGCACGCCGACCAATATACGCACGCTGACACCGACTGCCTGTCCGGTGACGATCTGTACGGCAACACCGACACGCACGCCGACCAATACACGCACGCCGACCAATACGCGCACCAACACGCCGACACCATCGCGCACACCGACGCGCACCAACACGCCGACGCACACCAACACGCCAACGCGCACTAACACGCCGATGCCGACCAATACGCCGACGCCATCGCGTACACCGACGCGCACCAACACGCCAACGCGCACCAATACGCCAACGCCCACCAACACACCAACGCGCACCAATACGCCGACCAATACGCCGACGCCATCGCACACGCCAACGCCACAGGCGATCACGTATTCGGTGGTGGGGTCTAAGCGGATCGATCCAAATGCACCACCCGGCGAACTGTCCGACATGCGCATTCGGATCACGGTGCGCAACAATCTGGGGCAACCCGTGCCAGGCGTGAGTTTCAGCATAGTGGTATCCGGCGCATCGCCAACCACGACGTGGACCGGCGTCAGCGACAGTAATGGCGTGATCATCATCTGCATCGCCGACACCTATCGGGCGCGCGACAACCTGGACGTGACCACCGACGTCACCAGTCCCGAATACCCCGATCCAGGGCTGGACGGTCGAAGGATCACGGTTCAGAACGGAGCAGTGACGTGTAATCCGTGA
- a CDS encoding AAA family ATPase, producing MAVNTRIHVVIVTAPERLDQEWIGRLAAEPDIARVDRVAATTAGFELIQQTRPDLVIVDRDTDQAEQLIRQVFTTLPATICIAVTARVDTATLRRLVAVGARDVLGRPIQYAELSQSIRTLLDTETDRRARALVTLNGNRPQMRGKLVVVISPKGGSGTTTIAANLAVGLRQVSASRVLLADCCLQFGDAGVHLNLWSKHTLVDFIDHLDDIDDAMIGSVVQQHESGTHVLLAPNTPDAAGDISGEQISRLIDALLERYSYVVADTWSFLDDITATLVSKANETLVVTTPEVPSLKNVKRFLEFIQREGLTHGRITLVINRFPSVDGIALDDVKQHLRHPIGANIPSEGRLVTHSVNRGIPIVISHPESWVGQSLLKLAAHIAGEQVATLSLAPSRSRAKGLAGLIERRGFFGFARRET from the coding sequence GTGGCTGTCAACACTCGCATCCATGTCGTCATCGTCACCGCTCCAGAACGTCTCGATCAGGAATGGATCGGTCGCCTGGCAGCCGAACCGGACATCGCGCGCGTCGATCGGGTTGCAGCGACAACTGCCGGCTTCGAACTGATCCAGCAAACGCGCCCAGATCTTGTGATCGTGGATCGCGACACCGATCAGGCGGAACAACTGATCCGTCAGGTCTTCACCACCCTGCCTGCAACGATCTGCATCGCAGTGACGGCGCGGGTCGATACCGCAACGCTGCGCCGACTCGTGGCGGTTGGCGCGCGCGATGTGCTCGGACGTCCAATCCAGTATGCGGAACTGAGCCAAAGTATTCGCACGCTGCTCGACACCGAAACCGACCGTCGCGCGCGCGCCCTGGTGACGCTCAATGGCAATCGCCCGCAGATGCGCGGCAAACTCGTGGTCGTCATCTCACCCAAAGGCGGATCGGGCACGACGACGATCGCCGCCAACCTGGCGGTCGGCTTGCGTCAGGTCAGCGCCAGCCGCGTGTTGCTCGCCGATTGCTGCCTTCAGTTTGGCGATGCCGGCGTACACCTGAACCTCTGGTCGAAACATACGCTGGTTGATTTCATCGATCACCTTGACGATATCGACGACGCCATGATCGGCTCGGTCGTCCAGCAGCACGAATCCGGCACACATGTGCTGCTCGCACCCAATACACCCGATGCCGCTGGCGACATCAGCGGCGAACAGATCAGCCGCCTGATTGATGCGCTGCTCGAACGGTATAGTTACGTTGTCGCCGATACCTGGTCATTCCTCGACGATATTACCGCAACCCTGGTCAGCAAAGCCAACGAGACGCTGGTTGTGACCACGCCGGAAGTGCCGTCGCTCAAGAATGTCAAGCGCTTTCTAGAATTCATTCAGCGCGAAGGACTGACACACGGCAGGATCACGCTGGTGATCAACCGCTTTCCCAGCGTCGATGGCATTGCGCTTGATGATGTCAAACAACATTTGCGCCATCCGATCGGCGCCAACATTCCGAGCGAAGGACGCCTGGTAACGCACAGCGTCAACCGGGGCATTCCGATTGTGATATCGCACCCGGAAAGTTGGGTGGGGCAGAGCCTGCTCAAACTGGCGGCGCACATTGCTGGCGAGCAGGTTGCCACGCTCTCACTCGCGCCGTCCCGGTCACGCGCGAAAGGATTGGCGGGACTGATCGAACGGCGCGGTTTCTTTGGTTTTGCGCGACGTGAAACGTAG
- a CDS encoding CpaF family protein — MNRFRFSRSGANNAQQSANASPFDDLRSPVESVRPVAPRSPVPPSLHDDTRDERDLIEAVQSQLINETDTSGRREPEYYARRIAELVTEHLEQSGRVVSERERNRLIRLAQSELLGLGPLEPLLADDTVSEIMVNGPHQIWIERNGKLQETDARFIDEDHVRRIIDRIISPLGRRCDETTPMVDARLPDGSRVNAIIPPLAINGSTITIRKFSRIPLTATDLITRGTASPELMELLRACVLGRLNCIVAGGTGTGKTTMLNVLSSFIPDDERIITIENAAELQLQQRHVVTLESRPANIEGRGEVTMRDLVVNALRMRPDRIVVGECRAGEALDMLQAMNTGHDGSMTTLHANSPRDALRRMETMVMMAGMDLPLRAIREQIASAIHVIIQLERLQDGSRKIVQVCEVTGMENDVVSLSDLFVFQQQGVRDGKVVGRIVPTGIRPRFLEKLQQMNITLSPQVFGAVIPGVR; from the coding sequence GTGAATCGATTTCGTTTTTCGCGCAGCGGCGCGAACAATGCACAGCAATCAGCCAATGCCTCACCTTTCGACGATCTGCGCTCACCGGTCGAATCGGTACGCCCTGTTGCGCCACGATCGCCGGTTCCGCCATCGCTCCACGACGACACCCGTGACGAACGCGATCTGATCGAAGCAGTGCAATCGCAGTTGATCAACGAAACCGACACCAGCGGTCGGCGCGAGCCGGAATACTACGCTCGCCGCATTGCCGAACTGGTGACCGAGCACCTCGAACAAAGCGGACGCGTCGTTTCTGAGCGTGAGCGCAACCGCCTGATTCGCCTGGCACAGTCCGAACTGCTTGGGCTTGGTCCGCTCGAACCGCTGCTCGCCGACGATACCGTCAGCGAGATTATGGTCAACGGTCCGCATCAGATTTGGATCGAGCGCAACGGCAAGTTGCAGGAGACCGACGCCCGCTTCATCGACGAAGATCACGTGCGACGCATTATCGACCGGATCATCTCGCCACTCGGTCGGCGCTGCGACGAAACGACGCCAATGGTTGACGCGCGCCTGCCCGACGGCTCGCGCGTCAACGCGATCATTCCACCGCTGGCGATCAACGGCAGCACGATCACCATCCGCAAGTTCTCGCGTATTCCGTTGACTGCCACTGACCTGATCACACGTGGGACAGCATCGCCAGAACTGATGGAACTGCTGCGGGCATGCGTGCTCGGACGGCTCAACTGCATCGTTGCCGGCGGCACCGGAACCGGCAAGACTACAATGCTCAATGTGCTTTCGTCGTTCATCCCCGACGATGAGCGCATCATCACCATCGAGAACGCCGCCGAACTCCAACTTCAACAGCGCCATGTCGTCACCCTCGAGTCGCGCCCCGCCAATATCGAAGGGCGCGGCGAAGTAACCATGCGCGATCTGGTCGTTAATGCGCTGCGCATGCGCCCGGATCGGATCGTCGTTGGGGAGTGTCGCGCGGGTGAAGCACTCGACATGCTCCAGGCGATGAATACCGGGCATGATGGTTCGATGACCACGTTGCATGCCAACAGCCCGCGCGACGCACTGCGCCGCATGGAAACGATGGTTATGATGGCGGGCATGGACCTGCCGCTGCGCGCCATCCGCGAACAGATTGCATCGGCGATCCACGTTATTATTCAGCTTGAACGTCTCCAGGACGGTTCGCGCAAGATTGTGCAGGTCTGCGAAGTCACCGGGATGGAGAACGATGTTGTCTCCCTCTCAGATCTGTTCGTCTTCCAGCAGCAGGGGGTGCGCGACGGCAAAGTCGTTGGACGGATCGTGCCGACGGGCATTCGACCACGGTTCCTCGAAAAGTTGCAACAGATGAATATCACGTTGTCACCGCAGGTGTTCGGCGCCGTTATTCCAGGCGTTCGCTAG
- a CDS encoding type II secretion system F family protein produces MDSPVSLDLVLPIGAALLAGLAVLTLIFALHSLAARDTGVDSRIAAYLGGGRAERSSTLNDQQIAERLNEVIKRQSFASRIEHDLAAASLPLTVPEYLLMRIAVPLIATLLALLIWRQALIAPAALIIGHLALSFWMRIRRQRRKQAFSDQLPETLDLITASMRGGFSLVQSLANVAGDVQEPMRTELRRVFQEVQLGLSITQALDNLVQRMESTDLDLVVTAIKIHARVGGNLGQILENISTTMRERAKLRREVRVITSMQRISSYVIGALPFALALIIFTINPTYMMRLFQPGLILCIPIGAFVSSVAGFLIIRKIVDVRI; encoded by the coding sequence ATGGACTCGCCTGTCTCGCTCGATCTTGTACTTCCGATTGGCGCCGCGCTGCTGGCAGGACTGGCAGTTCTGACGCTGATATTCGCACTCCACAGCCTGGCAGCGCGCGACACCGGCGTCGATAGCCGGATCGCCGCCTACCTGGGAGGCGGTCGTGCGGAGCGCAGTAGCACACTTAACGATCAACAGATCGCCGAACGACTGAACGAGGTCATCAAACGGCAGAGTTTCGCTTCCCGGATCGAACACGACCTTGCCGCCGCCAGTCTGCCGCTCACCGTGCCGGAATATCTGCTGATGCGCATTGCTGTGCCGCTGATCGCCACATTGCTGGCGTTGCTGATCTGGCGCCAGGCGTTGATTGCACCGGCAGCACTGATTATCGGTCACCTGGCGCTCTCTTTCTGGATGCGCATCCGCCGTCAGCGTCGCAAGCAGGCGTTCAGCGATCAGTTGCCCGAAACGCTTGATTTGATCACCGCATCGATGCGCGGCGGGTTCAGCCTGGTGCAGTCGCTTGCCAATGTTGCCGGTGATGTGCAGGAACCGATGCGCACCGAACTGCGGCGCGTGTTCCAGGAAGTGCAACTCGGCTTGAGCATCACGCAGGCGCTCGACAATCTGGTGCAGCGCATGGAGAGCACCGACCTCGACCTGGTAGTGACGGCGATCAAAATTCACGCCCGCGTTGGCGGCAATCTGGGGCAGATTCTCGAGAACATCAGCACCACTATGCGCGAACGCGCCAAACTACGGCGCGAGGTGCGCGTCATCACCTCAATGCAGCGCATCTCCAGTTATGTTATTGGCGCCTTGCCTTTCGCGCTGGCGTTGATCATTTTCACGATTAATCCGACGTATATGATGCGGCTGTTTCAGCCGGGGTTGATCCTTTGCATCCCGATTGGTGCGTTCGTTTCATCGGTCGCCGGTTTTCTCATCATTCGGAAGATCGTTGATGTGAGGATCTGA
- the cpaB gene encoding Flp pilus assembly protein CpaB, producing the protein MTRRSGWILLTLGAILAIGAGALVYLVLQQQSVAAAEQARREVLAQQAPQVPVIKLPVAARPLAPGNTIGPDDILLKDYPVNLVPVNALTDTTQIENRILARTVGQGDPFQKSMFVGERGESISQEIPPGYVLFAFPIVDLLGQSNLIADGDRIDLYLTLNTPLNAAATPAPDQPTTPTTALTLQNVQVLKVLRSEPREGATKTPATALLCAMRPEDAIILKHIKDTGGTIDFALRSPLDTEPFTTEPLDLPELIQRYMR; encoded by the coding sequence GTGACACGTCGCAGCGGTTGGATCCTGCTCACTCTGGGAGCGATTCTTGCCATTGGCGCCGGAGCGCTGGTCTATCTCGTGCTTCAGCAGCAATCGGTCGCTGCTGCGGAACAGGCGCGACGCGAGGTGCTGGCGCAGCAAGCGCCACAGGTTCCGGTGATCAAATTGCCGGTAGCCGCCCGGCCACTCGCTCCCGGCAACACCATTGGACCCGACGACATCCTGCTCAAAGATTATCCGGTCAATCTCGTTCCCGTCAATGCACTGACCGATACGACCCAGATCGAAAATCGCATCCTGGCGCGCACGGTTGGTCAGGGCGATCCATTCCAGAAGAGCATGTTCGTCGGCGAACGCGGCGAGTCGATCAGCCAGGAAATTCCGCCTGGGTATGTGCTCTTCGCCTTCCCTATCGTTGATCTCCTTGGACAGAGCAATCTGATCGCGGATGGCGACCGCATCGACCTGTATCTGACGCTGAACACGCCGCTCAACGCTGCGGCGACGCCGGCGCCCGACCAACCGACGACACCGACGACCGCGCTAACGCTTCAGAATGTGCAGGTGCTCAAAGTGCTGCGCTCAGAACCGCGCGAAGGCGCGACCAAAACGCCGGCAACTGCGCTGCTCTGCGCGATGCGTCCCGAAGACGCAATTATTCTGAAGCATATCAAGGATACTGGTGGAACCATCGATTTTGCGCTGCGTTCGCCGCTCGATACCGAGCCGTTTACCACTGAGCCGCTCGACCTGCCGGAACTGATTCAGCGCTACATGCGGTGA
- a CDS encoding pilus assembly protein TadG-related protein, with protein MRPFCWTNRQPGQAIPVLALTLFLLLAFAGLAIDGALAFAWRRNVMNSADGAALIATRALIVDRGSVTGLELTNAVRTYLQTELGVSDPDFELTYVNGAGQPIGPVGSGPAPANARGVTVVARHTFDTYLMGILGQPTLTVRGVSAARFGNGGMLIGDQLAPMGLLPEAADFFRRNPSGALIDLSGQIEERNEQIRNDFINGLYPYLERPEDHPAWVDPDTFVKRWQVRAVALRMGSSASPTPGAGAGCPTTPVNTLKSWWCFGAHQQVNTRIAGDGDQVAVAMDLIGVEPYASSMNAALLSGGFLNARLNQVIIVPVLAEASDSDQWSGANPVYVIEYFIALRLTGIDDTDGTITADYLPRYLTNGGLMGSNNNVERGDPCEVCVVNLVRE; from the coding sequence GTGAGACCATTCTGCTGGACCAACCGCCAGCCAGGACAGGCGATCCCGGTTCTGGCGCTCACGCTGTTCTTGTTGCTCGCCTTTGCGGGTCTGGCGATCGATGGTGCGCTGGCGTTCGCCTGGCGCCGCAATGTAATGAACAGCGCCGATGGCGCTGCGCTGATCGCCACGCGCGCCCTGATCGTTGATCGCGGGAGTGTGACCGGACTTGAACTCACCAATGCGGTGCGCACCTACCTCCAAACAGAACTAGGGGTGAGCGATCCGGATTTTGAACTGACCTACGTCAACGGTGCCGGACAACCGATAGGACCGGTCGGCAGCGGTCCGGCGCCGGCGAATGCGCGCGGCGTCACCGTCGTCGCGCGGCACACGTTCGACACCTATCTGATGGGGATTCTCGGCCAACCGACACTGACCGTGCGAGGCGTATCGGCAGCGCGTTTTGGCAACGGCGGCATGCTGATCGGCGATCAACTGGCGCCGATGGGATTGCTGCCAGAAGCAGCGGATTTCTTTCGCCGCAACCCATCCGGCGCATTGATCGATCTCAGCGGTCAGATCGAGGAACGGAACGAACAGATCAGAAACGATTTCATCAACGGTCTCTATCCGTATCTCGAACGTCCCGAAGATCATCCTGCCTGGGTGGATCCGGACACATTCGTAAAACGCTGGCAGGTGCGCGCTGTCGCGCTGCGCATGGGATCAAGCGCGTCGCCGACGCCTGGAGCGGGCGCAGGTTGCCCGACCACACCGGTCAATACGCTGAAATCATGGTGGTGTTTTGGGGCGCATCAGCAAGTGAATACCCGCATTGCCGGCGATGGCGACCAGGTGGCGGTAGCCATGGACCTGATCGGCGTTGAGCCATATGCCAGTTCCATGAACGCAGCGCTGCTGAGCGGAGGTTTTCTCAACGCGCGCCTTAATCAGGTCATCATCGTCCCCGTGCTGGCAGAAGCCTCCGACTCGGATCAATGGTCAGGAGCGAACCCTGTGTATGTGATCGAATACTTCATCGCGCTCCGTCTGACCGGCATCGACGACACCGATGGCACTATCACCGCTGATTATCTCCCGCGCTACCTGACGAATGGCGGGCTGATGGGCAGCAACAACAACGTCGAGCGCGGTGATCCCTGCGAGGTGTGCGTGGTTAATCTGGTGCGTGAGTAA
- a CDS encoding type II secretion system F family protein, whose amino-acid sequence MLIIPSIVTALAILLVVAGLMASRRDVTVGERLDAYLSPTVEKAPSNPSLEAKQPFSERVIIPLLKRASRAFAWIMPQNRYEALRLRLAMAGYPWGLTAADFVGAKGIVCVLVGLLTGVIGWAADAAPTFFNILLLGGIALCAFFLPDVWLSRRIGQRQTELLNALPDALDLLAIATAAGLSFENAIQEITSKWTNELAREFSRVLRDMSMGVPRRQALTDMAERTGVPDIASFVSAIKQAEALGVSIGRVLTVQAEEMRTRRRQRAQERANQAPVKMMFPLVFLIFPAIFAVLLGPAVPQLLEAFGGI is encoded by the coding sequence ATGTTGATCATTCCGAGTATTGTCACTGCGCTTGCCATTCTCCTGGTGGTTGCCGGTCTGATGGCATCACGCCGCGACGTGACGGTCGGTGAACGCCTCGACGCCTATCTCAGCCCGACAGTCGAGAAGGCGCCGTCCAATCCATCGCTGGAGGCGAAACAGCCTTTCTCCGAGCGGGTGATCATCCCGTTGCTGAAACGGGCGTCGCGCGCATTCGCCTGGATCATGCCACAGAATCGCTATGAGGCGCTGCGTCTGCGCCTGGCAATGGCTGGTTATCCGTGGGGATTGACCGCCGCCGATTTCGTTGGCGCCAAAGGCATCGTCTGTGTGCTGGTCGGGCTGCTGACGGGTGTGATCGGTTGGGCGGCTGATGCTGCACCGACTTTCTTCAATATCCTGCTGCTCGGCGGGATCGCGCTCTGCGCCTTCTTTCTGCCCGATGTCTGGCTATCGCGCCGGATCGGTCAACGCCAGACCGAACTGCTCAACGCTTTGCCCGATGCGCTCGATCTGCTGGCGATCGCTACCGCTGCCGGTCTCAGTTTCGAGAATGCGATCCAGGAGATCACATCGAAATGGACGAACGAACTGGCGCGTGAGTTCAGTCGCGTATTGCGCGATATGTCGATGGGGGTGCCGCGTCGCCAGGCGCTGACCGATATGGCAGAACGCACCGGTGTCCCCGACATTGCCAGTTTCGTTTCGGCAATCAAACAGGCGGAAGCGCTCGGCGTCAGCATCGGGCGCGTGCTGACGGTGCAGGCAGAAGAGATGCGCACACGGCGACGACAGCGCGCCCAGGAGCGCGCCAATCAAGCGCCGGTCAAAATGATGTTTCCGCTTGTCTTTCTTATCTTCCCTGCAATCTTCGCGGTGTTACTGGGTCCGGCAGTGCCACAGTTGCTGGAAGCGTTTGGCGGCATATGA